A segment of the Agromyces sp. H17E-10 genome:
GTCGGCAACCAGTGGGCGATCGAGACCATCTACTCGGGGCTCGCGCAGGGCCTCGGCGCCGAGCTCGTCTTCGCGCTCTTCCTCTACCGGCGATTCGGCCTGCTGCAGGCGATGCTCGCCGGCGCGGCGGCCGGCGTCGGCGCATGGACCCTCGAGCTCTTCACGTCGGGCAACCTGCAGAAGTCTCCGGAGTTCCTCGCCCTCTACCTCGGAACCCTCGTCGTGTCGGGCGCGATCCTGGCCGGCCTCGTCGGCTGGCTGCTCGTGCGCGCGATCGCGGCGACCGGCGCGCTCAACCGGTTCGCAGCCGGCCAGGACGTGGCGCAGCGGGTCTGACGTGTCCGAAGGGCTTGCGACGCACCCCGCCGCCGTCGACGCGCGCGGCTGGGGCTGGCGTCATGCGTCCCGGCTCCGACCGGCCGTCCAGGGGGTCGACCTGCGCGTCGAACCCGGGGAGCGCGTGCTCCTCGTCGGCCCGAGCGGGGCGGGCAAGTCGACGCTGCTGCACGCCATGGCCGGCGTGCACGGCGGCGATGACGAGGGCGAGGCCTTCGGCGAACTCCTGGTCGACGGCATCGAGCCGGCCCGCGCCCGCGGCCGGGCCGGCCTCGTGCTGCAGGACCCCGACTCGCAGGTGATCCTCGCGCGCGTCGGCGACGACGTCGCGTTCGGGTGCGAGAACCTCGGCGTGCCGCGAGACGAGATCTGGCGCCGCGTGCACGTCGCGCTCGACGACGTCGGGCTCGATGTGCCGCTCGACCACCCGACCTCGGCGCTGTCCGGCGGCCAGAAGCAGCGGTTGGCGCTGGCCGGTGCGCTCGCGATGCGTCCCGGCCTGCTGCTGCTCGACGAGCCGACCGCGAACCTCGACCCTGCGGGCGTCCGCGAGGTCCGGGCCGCGGTGGAACGGGTGCTCGATCGCCACGGTTCGACGCTCGTCGTCGTCGAGCACCGGGTCGACATCTGGGCCGACCTGGTCGATCGGGTCGTCGTGCTGGGCCACGATGGCCGCTTGATCGCCGATGGTGCGCCCCGGCTCGTGCTCGCCCGTGAGCGGGACGCGCTCCTCGACGCCGGCGTCTGGGTACCGGGTGCGCCACTCGGCGCAGGGACGGCGAGGGCGACCGACGGCACGGCACCCGATCCGATGATCGCCGCTCGAGGACTCGCCATCGGCCGCAGCGTGAAGGGCGTGGTGCAGCGAGGACTCGAGCTTGAGCTCCTCCGCGGCACGAGCACCGTCGTCACCGGGCCGAACGGGGCGGGCAAGTCGACCCTCGCCCTCACCCTCGGTGGACTGCTTCGTCCGATCGAGGGAAGGGTCGAGGCATCCGCTTCACTCTCGGCCGGTCTGCGCGGTGATCCCATCGCCTGGCGCTCCCGTGATCTGCTGACCCGGATCGGCACCGTCTTCCAGGAGCCGGAGCACCAGTTCGTGACCAGCACGGTCCGCGCCGAACTCGAGGTCGCGCCACGTGCGCTCCGACTCGGTGACCGCGAGACCGCAGAACGCGTCGACGAACTGCTCGCACGGCTGCGGCTCGAACGGATCGCGCGGGCGAATCCGTTCACGCTGTCCGGCGGCGAGAAGCGACGGCTGTCGGTGGCCGCGGTGCTCGCCGCGCGGCCGTCGGTGCTCATCCTCGACGAACCCACCTTCGGCCAGGACCGGACGACCTGGCTCGAGCTGACGACCCTCCTGCGAACGCTCGTCGACGACGGGCTGACCCTGCTGTCGGTCACCCACGACGCGGCGTACATCGGGGCGCTCGGCGACGATCGCATCCAGCTCGAGCACTCGACCGAACGGGCCTTCGCGTGACGGCGACGATCGGCATCCAGGACGCCCCGCCACTGCGTCTGATCGATCGGGTGAACCCCGTGACGAAACTCGCGGCCGCGATGCTCGTGACCACGCCCCTGCTGTTCACGGTCGATTGGGTCAGTGCCGCCACCGCCCTGGTCATCGAGGTGCTCCTCTTCACGCTCGCCGGGGTGCGGCTCGGCATGCTCGTGCGGCGGGCGTGGCCGATCCTCCTCGCAGCACCCATCGCGGGCATCAGCATGCTGCTCTACGGTCGGCCGTCGGGCGAGGAGTACTGGAGCTTCTGGCTCGCGCGCATCACCGACGGATCGATCGAGCTCGCGATCGCGGTGACGATCCGGGTGCTCGCGATCGGCTTGCCGGCCGTGCTGCTGTTCCTGCGCGTCGATCCGACCGAACTCGCCGACGGCCTGGCACAGGTCTGGCGACTGCCGAGCCGATTCGTGCTCGGTGCACTCGCCGGAGCCAGGCTCGTCGGCCTCTTCATCGAGGACTGGCACGCGATGGCACTCAGCCGTCGGGCGCGGGGGATCGGCGACACCGGCGCGCTGCGTCGATTCGCGACGATGGCGTTCGCGCTGCTCGTGCTCGCGATCCGTCGCGGTTCCAAGCTCGCGACAGCCATGGAGGCACGGGGATTCGGCAGCGACCGCACCCGCACCTGGGCGCGGGAGTCGACCGTCGGCGGAAGCGACTGGGCGCTCATCGCGATCGCGCTGGCCGTCGCCGCGGCGGCGCTCGGAGCCGCGGTCTGGGCCGGCACGTTCCATCCGGTGTGGGCGTGAGCGACGCGGCCGCGGTCGCGCGCGTGCTCGCCGAGGTCCGACGCCGGCGCCGGCTCGCACCGCTTGCAGCGGTCGCGATCGACGGGCCGAGCGGAGCCGGGAAGTCGACGTTCGCCGGTGCACTCGCGGATGCGTGGCCTCCGGCCACCGCGCCGCGCGTCGTCGCCCTCGACTCGGTCTACCCGGGCTGGTACGGACTCGCGAGGGCCGCAGGATCGCTCGATCGCACCCTCCTCGCACCGCTCGGCCGCGGCGTGCCGGGCGGATGGCGGCGTTGGGACTGGAGCCATGATCGATCCGGCACCGCGGCGATCGTCCTGCCGGGCGGGCCGCTCATCGTCGAGGGTTGCGGCGCCTTCGAGGCGACCGCTGGACGTCCGGGCGTCGTCCGAGTCTGGCTGCGTGCCGCGGAGGCGACGCGGAAGCGTCGCGCGCTCGAACGCGACGCCGGGGGATTCGACCCGTTCTGGGATCTCTGGGAGACCGAATGGCGCCGCTACGTGCACCGCACGGCGCCGCTACGCTCGGCCGACCTCGTCCTGGCACTGCCCGACGCGGTACCGCGGGGTCTACGGTAGGGATATGAGTGCAGATACGGTCGGCGCCCAGTACGTCGCAGAGTTCATCGACGGACCGCTCGAGGGCGAGTTCGACCACCGAGCCCTCGTCGGGGGCAAGCCCGAGCAGCGCGTCGGCATGGTCGCCGCGGTCGACGGTCTCGAATCGCTCTTCTGGTACGACGCCGTCGACGAGCGCGAGGTGGCCGGCGAGTTGCGGGTGCGCTTCAGCTTCGATGCCGGCGACTCCGATCCGGTCGAGTCGGACGACGAGAACGACTGACGCGCGAAGGCGCGCGGGCGTCCGCGTTCGCGCCTACCCGGCCTGCCCGCTGACGAAGGCGTCGATCAGCGCGAACGGGTTGGCGAGGCGCCACAGGGGACCGGGGTCGTCGATGTCCGACGAGAGTTCGAGCTCACTGCCGATGTCGCCGCTCGCGGTCGGCACGGTCACTGTGCCGACCGCGCGGCCGGCCGTGGCGGTTGAGAACGGTTCGACGACCACGGATGCCTCGCCGGGATCGCTGCCCCAGGAAGCATCGGTCCGCTCCGTCCGTGCAACCAGCTCGGCGCGATCGCCCCACGCGGTCTCGACGGTCCCGTAGGTGGCTCCTGCCGCGATCACGGTGATCGGCACCGCCGACGCCTCGACCGACTCGGCGGCGGCGACCGCAGCCTCGTCGAGGGTCTCGTAGTCGGGCATCATCGTCATGGCGCCCACGACGACGCGCGGGTCATCGGTGTCGCCCGACACCGTCGTCGTGAAGACGAATGACACCCCCGCTTCGTCCGTGTAGCTGCGCGACAGTGCGCGCAGGCCGTGATCGCCGAGGTGGGCGATGACGTCGGGCACGTTGCGCGAGGTCGGGTCGCTTCGCTCGGGGTCGGCCACGAGCGCGGCCAGCTGCGGATTCGCGAGTGCCATCGCGCCCAGTCGGGCGAGCTCTTCGGCCGTACCGACGTTGTCCGCCGAGAGGCCCGTGGCATCGGCGACGTGCGTGGATTCGAACCCCTGCTCGGCGAGCCAGGCGTTCGCCTCGTCGACGTAACCGTCGAGGCTGCCGAAGGCCCATCTGGCGAGGGTGTCGGCGTGGTTGTTGCTCGATGCGAACAGGGCGGCGCGTACGACGTCGCGCTCGGTCCAGCTGTCGCCGGGTGAGACCTGGAGCGTGCGGTTGCCGGCCTTGGAGTGTTCGAGGTAGCCGGTGTAGTCGGCCGGACCGATCTTGATCGACGGCCCGGGCCCGCCGTCTTCGGGCAGCGGCAGGGCGTCGAGCGTCGCCAGCACCGTCACGAGCTTCGCCGCGCCGCCGATCGGCACGACACCGGTTTCGCCGGAAGTCGTGAGCGTCGAGGCACCGCCGTCGTCGTCGACGAGTGCGAGCGCGCTCGATCCGACCTCGGGCAGCACGATCGGCGGAGCCTCCGACTGCGTCTTCGCATCGGCCGCCGCGACGTGGACCTTCGCCTCGGGCAGCGGACCGAGGAGCATGGCGGGACCGTAGACGCCGACCGCGAGGATCGCGACCGCGCCGACGGCGATGCCGACGATGCGGCCGGGGGACAGACTCATGACGATCAGGGTATCTCGGCGAAGCTCAGGCCCAGCCCAGCTCGTGCAGCCGGTCGTCGTCGATGCCGTAGAAATGGGCGATCTCGTGCACGAGAGTCACGTGGATCTCGTCGCGGAGCTCTTCTTCGTCTTCGCAGATCGCGAGCAGCGGCTCGCGGTAGAGGATGATGCGATCGGGCATCTCGCCGAAGCCGTATCGGTCGCGTTCGGTCAGCGCCGTGCCGTCGTAGAGACCCAGCAGGTCCAGCGAGCCGTCTTCGGGGCGGTCTTCGACGACGAACACGACGTTGTCGAGCCCGTCGATCATGTCGTCCGGCAACTGGTCGAGTTCGTCGACGACGAGCGCTTCGAAGGTCTCGGCATCGAGTTCCACGGTCTCTCCCATCTGGACGCTCAGCGGGGTGGATGCACGAAACGCGGGCCGTCTCCGACCCGCGCTTCGCATACACCTTGGGGTGAGTAACGGGGCTTGAACCCGCGACCCTGCGTCTGGACGAGTACCGTGACCAGGCGCTCTTGGGGTGAGTAACGGGGCTTGAACCCGCGACCTCCTGGACCACAACCAGGCGCTCTACCAACTGAGCTATACCCACCATGCGTCTCGATCACCGTGGCGATCAGGACAACGGATAGAGCCTACTACACGTTCGAGCTCTCCCCGAACTCGGCGACCACCTCGGCAGCGAGCGTCTGGAGTTCGTGGCTCGCGGGCCCGGGATCGGCGACGAACACGGCTCGCCGGTAGTAGTGGAGCTCACGGATCGACTCGAGGATGTCGGCGAGAGCGCGGTGCCCACCGTTCTTCGGGGGCGAGTTGAAGTACGCACGCGGGAACCAACGCTTGGCCAGTTCTTTGATCGATGAGACGTCGACGTTGCGATAGTGCAGGTGCGCATCGAGTCGGGGCATGTACTTCGTGAGGAATGCACGGTCGGTGCCGATGGAGTTGCCGGCGAGGGGGGCCTTCTGCTCGTCGGGAACGTGCTTCAGAACGTACTCGAGCACCTGGTACTCGGCCTCGGCGACCGAGACCCCGTTCGGGATCTCCTCGATCAGGCCGGAAGTCGTGTGCATCTGGCGCACGAACTCGCCCATGGACTCGAGCGCGCTCGCGTCGGGTTTGATGACGATGCTGAGCCCGCCGTCGACGGGACGGAGGTCGTAGTCGGTGATGACGACGGCGATCTCGACCAGCTCATCGACCTCGAGGTCGAGCCCGGTCATCTCGCAGTCGATCCAGACCAGTCTGTCGCTCGATGAAGCCATGCGGCGAGTCTATCCGGCCACGCCGACACCCCCGTGAAATGTCGTTTGCTCCGCATATGGTCAGGGCATGAAACGCTGCGCACGGTGCAACGAAGCGAAGTCGAGCGAGGATTTCAACCGGTCGCCGAAGAACCGCGATGGATTGCACTCGTACTGCCGTCTCTGTCAGAAGGCGTACTACCGCGACAATTTCGAACGTCATGCTCGCAACGTCCGTGCTACGAGTCTGCGCCGTCTCGTCCTGGCGAGGGAACTCGTGGCACGGCACCTGGCAACAGGCTGCGTGGACTGTGGAATCACCGACCTGCGCGTTCTCGAGTTCGATCACGTCCGCGGAACGAAGGTCGACTCGATCGCGAATCTGGTTCGTCGCGGACGCAGCCGAGCGATCATCGAGGCCGAGATCGAGAAATGCGACGTTCGCTGCCGGAACTGCCATGCGATCGTCACGATCCAACGACGCGCGCGATCATGGCATTTCGACCTGCTCGACGGGGATGGTGAATGGTCCCCCCGGAGAGATTCGAACTCCCGACCAAGTGGGTAGAAACCACCTGCTCTGTCCACTGAGCTACGGGGGGCCGTGGCACGATGCTCAGGCCAGCATAGCGATCCCTGCCCCGTCGAACATGCGGTTCGGGACCCGACGCGCGATCAGCCTTCAGTCGGCACGTGCACGTCGTCGGTCATCGCGCGATCGCCCGAAGCGCTGCCGCGGCGTCGCAGCAGGAGCGCGATGAGCGGGAAGAGCAGCACCGACAGCATGCCCGCGCCGACGAGCGCCGCGGCGGTGCCGCTCGTGAGGTCGCCGACGTCGACGCCGATGGCCGTGACCGCGACGATGATCGGAAGGCCCGTCGCGCCGAAGAGCGCGGTCGCTGCGACGTCGCGTCGGCTCGAGCCCGCTGGCGCCGCGAGCATCGAGGGCAGGCCGCGGACGATGAGCAGCAGCACGAGGAAGATCGGGAGGAGCGCGAGCGTGCGCCCGTCGGCGAAGAGCGCCTCGAGATCGAACGTGATACCCGTGTTGATGAAGAAGACCGGCACGAGGAAGCCGTAGCCGACGGCTTCGAGTTTCGACTCGATCGCCTCGGCGTCGCGCTCGGGCGCTCCACTCAGCATCAGCCGGTACAGCACGCCGGCGGTGAATGCGCCGAGGAGCATGTCGAGGTCGAGCACGATGCTGAGCGCGACGAGTGCGAGCAGGATGAAGATGACGAGGCGCACGGCGAACTGTCCGCTGGTGTGCAGCGTCGAGGTGATGATCGCGTGCATCCGCTTGCCGACGCCCTTCGCGGCGAGCCAGATCGCGATGCCGGCGATGACGGCGAACAGGACGAGCACGATCGCTGCGACGAGCGGCGACCGCCCGCTCAGGAACAGCGAGATCGCGAGCAGCGGACCGAACTCGCCGACGGCCCCGATCGCGAGCACGGAGAGGCCGAACGGCGTCGTCAGGTCACCGGAGTCCCGCAGCACGGGCATGAGCGTGCCGAGCGCGGTCGAGGTCAGCGCGATGCCGATGAATGCCGCGGCGGGCAGGTCGGGGGCGAAGAGTGCGGCGATGCCGACGCCTGCCGCGAGCGAGATGATCCAGCCGATCGCAGCCCGGCTGAGCGGGCGCCCCCGGATGGCGCGGAAGTCGATCTCGTTGCCGGCCAGGAAGAACAGCATCGCGAGGCCGAACTCCGCGAGCATGCCCATGAACTGCTCGGGGACGACCCAGCCCAGCACCGAAGGCCCGACCACGAGGCCGAGCACGATCTCGAACACGACGAGCGGAATCGCGATCCAGCGGCCGAGACCACGCACGATCAGCGGTGCGGCGACCGCGATCGCCGGGACGAGCACCATGGTGCTGATCGAGTACTCCACGTGTCCTCCTGGGCGGCGAGTGTCCTGCGGCGATGCTAGTGGAGCGCGCGTGTTTCCTCGCGGAAACACGACGGCGGTATCGTCGGGGCATGCGAGACCTGCAGGCGCGAATCATCGACGAACTCGACGTCGTCCCCGACATCGACCCGGCTGCCGAGGTGCGGAGCCGAGTCGACTTCTTGAAGGACTACCTGCGCGCGACCGGCGCTCGCGGGTTCGTCCTCGGCATCAGCGGGGGCCAGGACTCGTCGCTCGCCGGCCGTCTCTGCCGGATGGCGGTGGCCGAATTGGTCGACGAGGGCGTGGCTGCCCGCTTCGTCGCCGTCCGGTTGCCGTACGGCGTCCAGCACGACGAGGCCGATGCGCAGCTCGCGCTGAGCTTCATCGACCCGCAGGAGACGATCGTGTTCGGCATCGAGGGTGGCGTCGACGGGTTCACGGCCGACTTCGCGGAGGCCGTGGGTGCGCCGATCAGCGATTTCGGCAAGGGGAACGTGAAGGCGCGCATGCGCATGATCGCGCAGTACGCGATCGCCGGTGAGTACGGGCTGCTCGTGGTCGGGACCGACCATGCGGCTGAGGCGCTGACCGGGTTCTTCACGAAATTCGGCGACGGCGGCGCAGACCTCGTGCCGCTGACCGGACTGACGAAACGCCAGGGGCGGTCGTTGCTCGAAGAACTCGGCGCACCTGAGCGCCTCTACCTGAAGGTGCCCACCGCCGATCTGCTCGACGGCGATCCCGGTCAGGCCGACGAAGCGAACCTCGGGCTCCGCTATCAGGACATCGACGCCTACCTCGAGGGCGAGGAGGTCGACGAAGCGGTCGCCGAGAAGATCGAGGCCCGCTACCTCCAGACACGGCACAAGCGCACGGTGCCCGCGTCGATGTTCGACGAGTGGTGGCGCTGAGCCCGGCCGCAGCTCGTCGAACTCAGCGCCGGGGCTCGGCCTCGGACAGTGCGGCCGTCGCAGCCTCCGACCCGGTCGGCAGGGTCTGCGTCGGTGCAGTCGCCGGATCAGCGGTGGCCGCGACCTCGCGGTAGCGGTCGTGGTGCTGCTCGGCGACCCACGTGTCCTGCGCGTCGATCGTTCCCTGGTCGGGCTCCTGACGTTGGGTGCGCCAGCGGTCGAGGTCGTTCTGGAACTGGCGTCGGCTGCGGCCGGGGTGGCGCTGCCAGTCGAGCAGCCGGTCGCGGAACTCGACGACGGCGGGATCGAGCTGGTAGCCGAACGTGGCCGACGCCCGCTTGAGTTCGTGCAGCTGGTGCGCCGCCCAGTTCGCCGCGACATCGGAACCGCGGATCGGCAGCAGCCGTACGACGATGTCGGCCTGGCCCACGGCGCGGTCGGCGAGCACCTGCTCCTGCGGGGTGAGCGAGTTCCAGACGGAGGCCTCGGTCGCGGCATCCACGAGCGCGGCGATCGCCGCAGCCTTCGCCTCGCGGTCGCGCTGCGCGACGACACGGCGGATCGCGGCGCTCGAGATCCACGCGGCGATGAGCCCCGCGGCGAGGACGGCGACGAAGAGCACGATCGCGGTGAACACCGTCGACTGGGAGGTGCTCGCGGTCAGCCAGGAGATGAAGTCGTTCCACCACTGCATGGCCGCAGGCTAGCGTGGCGCGCGCGCGGCGCCGTCGTGCGCCGACGGCGTGGCCCGAATCGACGCCGCGTTCAACGGAACAGTTCGATCGCCGACTCGGGCGACCAGAACTCGCCGAGCGGCACCGGTGGGCGGCCGCCGGGTACGAACCGCCGGACCGCGAACCGTGCGGTGATGCCGTCGCCGCGGCGCTCGACGTGGCCGAGCACCGTGCCGCCGGGACGCACCACGCGCCAGAGGTCGGGGCCCGCGGGCAGGATGGCGAGGCCGGGGACGGTGATGGGGAAGGGGTCGCGCACGCGGGCGGCGATGGTCGACATGTTGCTCCTCTCGATGTCGCAGCCGGCCCTGCGCGGGTGATGCGGTGAGCGTATTCCGACCCGCCGACATCGGCCTTCCCGCTCGTTCGCGGCCGTCCGACGCCAAACCGGCGACTTCTCCTCGACAGGCGCGGTTCTGTTCGCCTCGTCCACAGATCGGCTCGACGACGGCGGGATGCTCCGTGCCCGACGCGACGCTGGTGGCACGTGGTTCCGGGGCGGCATCCGGCACGAGGTCGCTCCGGAACCACGAGCCGTCGACTCGCGACGGCGCACGACTCGAGGAGAGCACATGACCGACAGCATCACGGTGACCGGCATCGTCGGCACCGATCCGACCCAGAAGGTGATCGGCGACGGCGTCGTCATCACCTCGTTCCGCCTCGCGTCCAACCGGCGCTACTTCGACAAGGCCAAGGGCACGTGGGAGAGCACGGAGACGAACTGGTTCACGGTGTCGGCGTTCCGGCAGCTCGGCCACAACGCCGGCTTCTCGGTGCGCAAGGGCCAGCACGTCGTCGTGCAGGGGCGTCTGCGGGTGCGCGCGTGGGAGGCGGGTGGCAAATCCGGTACCTCCGTCGACATCGAAGCCGATGCGATCGGGCACGACATGGCGTGGTGCATCTCGTCGTACGTCCGTACGCAGTCCGAATCCCGGTCGGCCGAGTCCGGCGCGGGCGACGCCGCCGACGACGTGGCCGCGCCCGTCGACGACGCCGGTTGGTCGAGTGTGTCGTCGGCCGGCGAATTCGGCGGAATCGGCGACGGAATCGGCGACACCGGGAGCCTCGGCCTCGAACCGATCGCAACGGATGACGAACTCGAGCGCGCCTACGCCGAATCGGCGAGCGACTGATCGGGGCTGGCCGCTCGAGCCGGTCGAACGCATAGACTCGGCTCGGGCGGTCGACACCGCGGTGAGGGGAAGCATGGCACGGCGGATCGGCACGACGGCGGCGCTCGCGCTGGTCACGACCGCGACGGTGCTCGCGCTCGCCGGCTGCACGTTCGGCGGGTCGACGCCGCCGACCGCTTCGCAGTCGCCGAGCGCATCGGTTCCGGCATCGACCGCGCCGGCTGCGCCGCCGACGCTCCGACCCGAGCTCTCGGCCGCCGAGAACCTCGAGTACTTCAACTCGGTCAACGCGGCCGTCGTCGTCGCCAACGCCGAAGCGCACGGTCGCGATTTCATCGACGCGCTCGTCGCCGCCGGCTTCGACAAGCAGGCGATGCAGGTGACCTCCGACGAGACGACCCAGGGCGATCCTGCCGACTCGATCCAGTTCGCCGTGCTCTTCCAGGACGAGTGCCTCGTCGGCCAGTACGGCCCCAAGTCGGGCGGCTATCACGGCGCGGTGCGCCCCGCGCTCGGCACGGGCGGCTGCCTCATCGGGCAGATGCGCCCCATAGACTGGTAGCCGACATGCGGCGGCCCGTGCTCGGTGGCCGCCGAACGGTGTGAGGAAAAGACTTGGCTGAATACATTTACTCGATGGTGCGCGCCCGCAAGGCGGTCGGCGACAAGGTCATCCTCGACGACGTGACGATGGCGTTCCTCCCCGGAGCGAAGATCGGCGTCGTCGGTCCGAACGGCGCCGGAAAGTCGACGATCCTCAAGATCATGGCCGGCCTCGATCAGCCGTCGAACGGCGAGGCGAAGCTCACCCCCGGCTTCTCCGTGGGCATCCTCATGCAGGAGCCCGAGCTCGACGAGGACAAGACCGTGCTCGAGAACGTCCAGCAGGGCGTCGGCCCGATCAAGGCGAAGCTCGACCGCTTCAACGAGATCTCGCTGCTCATGGCCGAGCCCGATGCCGACTTCGATGCCCTCCTCGCCGAGATGGGAACGCTGCAGGAGGAGATCGACGCGGCCGACGCGTGGGATCTCGACTCGCAGCTCGAGCAGGCGATGGACGCGCTGCGGTGCCCACCGGGCGACGAGATCGTCTCGGTGCTCTCGGGCGGTGAGAAGCGCCGCGTCGCACTCTGCAAGCTCCTCCTGCAGAAGCCCGACCTGCTGCTCCTCGACGAGCCCACGAACCACCTCGACGCCGAGAGCGTGCTCTGGCTCGAGCAGCACCTCGCGAAGTACCCCGGCGCGGTGCTCGCCGTCACCCACGACCGGTATTTCCTCGACCACGTCGCCGAGTGGATCTGCGAGGTCGACCGCGGTCGCCTCTACCCCTACGAGGGCAACTATTCGACCTACCTCGAGAAGAAGCAGGAGCGACTCACCGTCCAGGGCAAGAAGGACGCGAAGCTCGCGAAGCGACTGAAGGAAGAGCTCGAGTGGGTCCGCTCGAACGCGAAGGGCCGGCAGGCCAAGTCGAAGGCCCGTCTCGCCCGGTACGAGGAGATGGCGACAGAGGCCGAGCGCACGCGCAAGCTCGACTTCGAGGAGATCCAGATTCCGGCTGGTCCCCGCCTCGGCGACATCGTGCTCGAGGTCAAGAACCTGAAGAAGGGCTTCGGCGACCGGGTCCTCATCGACGGGCTCAGCTTCTCGCTGCCGCGCAACGGCATCGTCGGCATCATCGGTCCGAACGGC
Coding sequences within it:
- a CDS encoding ECF transporter S component, producing the protein MHATAPSTTAATTQKRNLRWRVVDIVVAAVLGIATGVVFIFWNSVGYAWFVAADAVTPGLGGIAVGIWLLGGVLGGLVIRKPGAALFVELLAATVSMLVGNQWAIETIYSGLAQGLGAELVFALFLYRRFGLLQAMLAGAAAGVGAWTLELFTSGNLQKSPEFLALYLGTLVVSGAILAGLVGWLLVRAIAATGALNRFAAGQDVAQRV
- a CDS encoding ATP-binding cassette domain-containing protein — its product is MSEGLATHPAAVDARGWGWRHASRLRPAVQGVDLRVEPGERVLLVGPSGAGKSTLLHAMAGVHGGDDEGEAFGELLVDGIEPARARGRAGLVLQDPDSQVILARVGDDVAFGCENLGVPRDEIWRRVHVALDDVGLDVPLDHPTSALSGGQKQRLALAGALAMRPGLLLLDEPTANLDPAGVREVRAAVERVLDRHGSTLVVVEHRVDIWADLVDRVVVLGHDGRLIADGAPRLVLARERDALLDAGVWVPGAPLGAGTARATDGTAPDPMIAARGLAIGRSVKGVVQRGLELELLRGTSTVVTGPNGAGKSTLALTLGGLLRPIEGRVEASASLSAGLRGDPIAWRSRDLLTRIGTVFQEPEHQFVTSTVRAELEVAPRALRLGDRETAERVDELLARLRLERIARANPFTLSGGEKRRLSVAAVLAARPSVLILDEPTFGQDRTTWLELTTLLRTLVDDGLTLLSVTHDAAYIGALGDDRIQLEHSTERAFA
- a CDS encoding energy-coupling factor transporter transmembrane component T family protein, which translates into the protein MTATIGIQDAPPLRLIDRVNPVTKLAAAMLVTTPLLFTVDWVSAATALVIEVLLFTLAGVRLGMLVRRAWPILLAAPIAGISMLLYGRPSGEEYWSFWLARITDGSIELAIAVTIRVLAIGLPAVLLFLRVDPTELADGLAQVWRLPSRFVLGALAGARLVGLFIEDWHAMALSRRARGIGDTGALRRFATMAFALLVLAIRRGSKLATAMEARGFGSDRTRTWARESTVGGSDWALIAIALAVAAAALGAAVWAGTFHPVWA
- a CDS encoding nucleoside/nucleotide kinase family protein; the protein is MSDAAAVARVLAEVRRRRRLAPLAAVAIDGPSGAGKSTFAGALADAWPPATAPRVVALDSVYPGWYGLARAAGSLDRTLLAPLGRGVPGGWRRWDWSHDRSGTAAIVLPGGPLIVEGCGAFEATAGRPGVVRVWLRAAEATRKRRALERDAGGFDPFWDLWETEWRRYVHRTAPLRSADLVLALPDAVPRGLR
- a CDS encoding D-alanyl-D-alanine carboxypeptidase family protein, translating into MSLSPGRIVGIAVGAVAILAVGVYGPAMLLGPLPEAKVHVAAADAKTQSEAPPIVLPEVGSSALALVDDDGGASTLTTSGETGVVPIGGAAKLVTVLATLDALPLPEDGGPGPSIKIGPADYTGYLEHSKAGNRTLQVSPGDSWTERDVVRAALFASSNNHADTLARWAFGSLDGYVDEANAWLAEQGFESTHVADATGLSADNVGTAEELARLGAMALANPQLAALVADPERSDPTSRNVPDVIAHLGDHGLRALSRSYTDEAGVSFVFTTTVSGDTDDPRVVVGAMTMMPDYETLDEAAVAAAESVEASAVPITVIAAGATYGTVETAWGDRAELVARTERTDASWGSDPGEASVVVEPFSTATAGRAVGTVTVPTASGDIGSELELSSDIDDPGPLWRLANPFALIDAFVSGQAG
- a CDS encoding metallopeptidase family protein, with amino-acid sequence MGETVELDAETFEALVVDELDQLPDDMIDGLDNVVFVVEDRPEDGSLDLLGLYDGTALTERDRYGFGEMPDRIILYREPLLAICEDEEELRDEIHVTLVHEIAHFYGIDDDRLHELGWA
- the orn gene encoding oligoribonuclease, whose product is MASSSDRLVWIDCEMTGLDLEVDELVEIAVVITDYDLRPVDGGLSIVIKPDASALESMGEFVRQMHTTSGLIEEIPNGVSVAEAEYQVLEYVLKHVPDEQKAPLAGNSIGTDRAFLTKYMPRLDAHLHYRNVDVSSIKELAKRWFPRAYFNSPPKNGGHRALADILESIRELHYYRRAVFVADPGPASHELQTLAAEVVAEFGESSNV
- a CDS encoding cation:proton antiporter, with translation MEYSISTMVLVPAIAVAAPLIVRGLGRWIAIPLVVFEIVLGLVVGPSVLGWVVPEQFMGMLAEFGLAMLFFLAGNEIDFRAIRGRPLSRAAIGWIISLAAGVGIAALFAPDLPAAAFIGIALTSTALGTLMPVLRDSGDLTTPFGLSVLAIGAVGEFGPLLAISLFLSGRSPLVAAIVLVLFAVIAGIAIWLAAKGVGKRMHAIITSTLHTSGQFAVRLVIFILLALVALSIVLDLDMLLGAFTAGVLYRLMLSGAPERDAEAIESKLEAVGYGFLVPVFFINTGITFDLEALFADGRTLALLPIFLVLLLIVRGLPSMLAAPAGSSRRDVAATALFGATGLPIIVAVTAIGVDVGDLTSGTAAALVGAGMLSVLLFPLIALLLRRRGSASGDRAMTDDVHVPTEG
- the nadE gene encoding ammonia-dependent NAD(+) synthetase, with protein sequence MRDLQARIIDELDVVPDIDPAAEVRSRVDFLKDYLRATGARGFVLGISGGQDSSLAGRLCRMAVAELVDEGVAARFVAVRLPYGVQHDEADAQLALSFIDPQETIVFGIEGGVDGFTADFAEAVGAPISDFGKGNVKARMRMIAQYAIAGEYGLLVVGTDHAAEALTGFFTKFGDGGADLVPLTGLTKRQGRSLLEELGAPERLYLKVPTADLLDGDPGQADEANLGLRYQDIDAYLEGEEVDEAVAEKIEARYLQTRHKRTVPASMFDEWWR
- a CDS encoding single-stranded DNA-binding protein, with the protein product MTDSITVTGIVGTDPTQKVIGDGVVITSFRLASNRRYFDKAKGTWESTETNWFTVSAFRQLGHNAGFSVRKGQHVVVQGRLRVRAWEAGGKSGTSVDIEADAIGHDMAWCISSYVRTQSESRSAESGAGDAADDVAAPVDDAGWSSVSSAGEFGGIGDGIGDTGSLGLEPIATDDELERAYAESASD
- a CDS encoding DUF6993 domain-containing protein is translated as MARRIGTTAALALVTTATVLALAGCTFGGSTPPTASQSPSASVPASTAPAAPPTLRPELSAAENLEYFNSVNAAVVVANAEAHGRDFIDALVAAGFDKQAMQVTSDETTQGDPADSIQFAVLFQDECLVGQYGPKSGGYHGAVRPALGTGGCLIGQMRPIDW